A stretch of Anolis sagrei isolate rAnoSag1 chromosome X, rAnoSag1.mat, whole genome shotgun sequence DNA encodes these proteins:
- the LOC132781961 gene encoding small nuclear ribonucleoprotein Sm D2, translating into MSLLNKPKSEMTPEELQKREEEEFNTGPLSVLTQSVKNNTQVLINCRNNKKLLGRVKAFDRHCNMVLENVKEMWTEVPKSGKGKKKSKPVNKDRYISKMFLRGDSVIVVLRNPLIAGK; encoded by the exons AT gAGTCTCTTAAACAAGCCCAAGAGTGAAATGACCCCAGAGGAGCTGCAGAAGCGAGAAGAAGAGGAGTTCAACACCGGACCCCTCTCTGTCCTCACGCAGTCGGTCAAAAACAACACTCAGGTGCTGATCAACTGTCGCAACAACAAGAAGCTCTTGGGGCGAGTCAAGGCCTTTGACAG GCATTGCAACATGGTGTTGGAAAATGTCAAAGAGATGTGGACGGAGGTGCCCAAGAGCGGAAAAGGCAAGAAGAAGTCAAAGCCTGTCAACAAGGATCGCTACATCTCCAAGATGTTCCTTCGTGGCGATTCAGTCATTGTGGTGCTGAGGAACCCTCTTATTGCTGGGAAGTAA